The following proteins are encoded in a genomic region of Dialister hominis:
- a CDS encoding transporter substrate-binding domain-containing protein yields MKKITKAILTGAVIAGMFMAGGCNNSSSGSSSPKTNESALMQKIKSSGKLTVGTASGFPPYEFLDTSASDGKKIDGIDIKLAEAVAKKLGVKLEIQDMTFQSLLSSLTTGKVDIAVSAINPTEERKKTVDFSDSYLEGKQTLLVRKEDAGKYKALSDFDGKRIGVQKSTIQEKLANEQIKNAQIVALPKVADALLELKTGKVDAVPVQNIVGGQYLLTNSDLSATNIYFSNYSGGAAVAVPKESADVIKVINEVIAENKANGNIDKWVDEMTKKAVENAKK; encoded by the coding sequence ATGAAAAAAATTACAAAGGCAATTCTGACCGGAGCCGTCATTGCAGGCATGTTTATGGCAGGAGGGTGCAACAATAGTTCTTCTGGCAGTTCATCGCCAAAAACCAATGAGAGCGCTTTGATGCAGAAAATCAAATCAAGCGGGAAACTGACTGTAGGTACAGCATCCGGATTTCCTCCTTATGAGTTTTTAGATACTTCAGCATCAGATGGCAAAAAGATTGACGGGATAGATATCAAACTGGCTGAAGCTGTTGCCAAAAAGCTGGGAGTCAAATTGGAAATACAGGATATGACATTCCAGTCGCTTTTATCCTCTCTTACCACGGGAAAAGTGGATATTGCTGTCTCTGCAATCAATCCGACTGAGGAACGTAAAAAGACAGTAGATTTTTCTGACAGTTATCTTGAAGGGAAACAGACGCTTCTTGTCAGAAAAGAGGATGCAGGGAAGTATAAGGCGCTGAGTGATTTTGACGGAAAACGTATCGGTGTACAGAAATCTACGATTCAGGAAAAGCTTGCTAATGAGCAGATCAAGAATGCGCAGATCGTGGCACTTCCCAAGGTCGCAGATGCACTTCTTGAGCTGAAGACGGGGAAAGTGGATGCGGTACCTGTGCAGAATATCGTTGGAGGCCAGTATCTTCTGACAAATAGTGATCTTTCGGCAACAAATATTTACTTCAGCAATTACAGCGGCGGCGCTGCCGTTGCCGTGCCGAAGGAAAGTGCTGATGTCATTAAAGTGATTAATGAGGTCATTGCAGAAAACAAAGCCAATGGAAATATCGATAAATGGGTTGATGAAATGACAAAGAAAGCCGTTGAGAATGCCAAGAAATAA